Proteins from a single region of Pseudomonas ekonensis:
- a CDS encoding PilZ domain-containing protein: MGRFIPHPDDVPVELTLLTPECISRQRLNTISLGGIACNYHRAWRHGTALQVRMPTLNADICYPGYVAWCLRRKKGYLVGIAFTDEQTLFSARMGEQVCQIERYCRLNEAHDDLQDIQALALQWVEQHADEFSHDTVRKAFAHPVLD; this comes from the coding sequence ATGGGACGTTTCATTCCTCATCCGGACGATGTGCCCGTTGAACTGACGTTGCTCACACCTGAATGCATTTCGCGGCAACGGCTGAACACTATCAGCCTCGGCGGCATCGCTTGCAATTACCATCGCGCATGGCGCCACGGTACGGCGCTGCAGGTGCGCATGCCGACCCTCAACGCCGACATCTGCTATCCGGGCTACGTCGCCTGGTGCCTGCGGCGCAAGAAAGGCTATCTGGTGGGCATCGCCTTCACGGACGAACAGACGCTGTTCAGCGCGCGGATGGGCGAGCAAGTGTGCCAGATCGAACGCTACTGCCGCCTCAACGAGGCCCACGACGACCTGCAGGACATCCAGGCGCTGGCGCTGCAATGGGTCGAACAGCACGCCGACGAGTTCTCCCACGACACCGTCCGCAAGGCCTTTGCCCACCCCGTTCTGGATTGA